GTACGAGCCCGCCGGTTTCCTCGATGCGGTAGCAGCGGCGTTTTTGCCGCCCGCGTCTGTAGTGCGTCGCGGTGACGATCTGGCAGGTGCTGCCATCGGCGAGCGTCACAGGTGCTGCAAGCTTGATCTTGTCGCCTTCGGCATAGTCCGGGATCGACGCCCAGTCCCGGCAACGCTGACGCCAGTCCTGGGCGTAGCTGGCCGGGTCTTTCAGGTCGGAGAGGAGCTCGATCAGCCCAAGAGGAGCGCGAGACTCGTTCGGGCCAGCGCTTTCCTCCATATCCTTGTAGCCCCAGCAGCCATCGTCGTAGGCGGTGAGGAAGACGGCGGCGAAGGTGATCGAGCCGTCAGGATCGGTGATATAGGTCGCGTCCTCGACAGCGGTGCCGTCGAGATTGGTAACCCTAGCCGCTGCATACCAGGTGGAGGCGACCTTGCAGGCTTTGACCAGTTCCGTCTTGCGGCTGTCGCCCTCGAAGGTGCACAGCCGAGCAATCTCCGCTTTCTCATCCGCGTAGGTCTGGACGCGGCCGTCGGTGTAGAAGAGCCATCCCATCTCAGAGTCCTTTCTCTCATTGGGGAAACTGTTGTTGCCAATGTCCCGAGCGGGCCGCAGGCCCGGCAGGGTATTGGCGATGCTTGTTTGAGAAAGGGCGCATTGCGCCACCCTCCGGTCATCGAGTTCCATCAGCGCATCGAGCGGCACGCGGTAGGGCTGCATGGCGTCGAAATCCTCGCAATTGCCGCAGTTCTGTACGATTGCGAAGGTGTCGCAGGCATCCTTGAGAATGACCCGGAAGGTGCCGCCAAGGCCCGAGGGCACTTCGTAGGTCCCGCCGATGAGATAGTCCGAGGCCCGGCGCACGAAGACGCGGATGCTGTGGCCATCGGTGGCGAGCCGGATCGCACCCCGCCCCCGGTCGATGAGCACCTGCACGTCATCCAGGATATCGGTGTAGAACTGGCCGGTCAAATCGCGAAACGCCATGCGGCGCTGCGCCATCCAGTCGGTGTCGCGAAACGGGTTCATGCCGTCGGCGAAGGCGAAGGAGGGATCGGCCTGCGCGGTGGTAACGATACGGGTGGTCGTGCCATCGATGCCGTTCGAGCGCAGATGCACACCATTGCCGACGATGAGGATCAGGGCGGGCCTGTCCACGGGCCCGTTCCAGTTGGGCAGGAAGGTCTTGCAGGCGCGCGCATGGGCGATCTGCGCCGCAACAGCGGAGGCAGAGAACTTGAGAATAGCCATGGGGATGTCTTTCCGTTGGGTGTGGGAGGGGTCGACCCGCGCGGGGAATGCCTCGCGCGGGTCGCGTGAGGACTCAGGCCGCTTGCGCGACCTCGCTGTCAGGCTCCGGAGATTCCTCGATGGGCTCCGCCTCATCACAGGCGACACCGGCGGTCTGCATCATCGGCGGGCACCAGGCGGCCACGGCAGCGAGCTGTGCGTCGGTGAGCGTGGCGAATGGCTCGGCGAAGAGCTTGTCGCAGAAGGCGACGATCTCCTTCTTGCTCGAAGAGGCCAGTGTCACCGCCTCCTGGGCGAGACCCAGATCCTCGCCGAGGATCTTCAGGAGCCAAGCCTTCTTGAAGCGGTTGAAGAGCGCCGCATTCGGCGTCCAGTGGGCGCGGATGTCGGGCATGATCTCGATCTCGAACGCATGCATCAGGCTGTCGCGCTGGCGGTCCCGCGCGAAGCAGGACTGCGTGGTGCTGGCCGTGGCATAGGCCACGAGCTTGGCCTTCTCGCCGGCCTCCAGCGCGCGAAACGCCGCGAACTGATCGGCGGGCGCGCGGCGTCATCGAGCCAGGAGAGATCAAGTGCATCATGCGCCGCCGCCACCTGCTCGAGCGAGGTCTCGTCGATCTCGTCCATCTTGGCATGGCTGCGGTATTCCTTGCGGGCATCGATCTTGATCGCCTGCGTGACACTCATGCCGCTGGCCAGAACGTCACTGACCAGCTTGAAGAGCGTCAGATCCAGCGTGGCCTCCGGATGTAGCGCCATCGCGGCCCCAAGCGCCATGGCTCGCTCGGTCTTGAGGTCCTCAGCCAGCGAGGCCGGGTAGCTGATCTCGCCCGGGTCAGGGGCCTCTTCCCCGTCTGACTACTCGAGGCGCCGCGCGTGCCCTCCGCTTTGACGGTGTCCTCCGGGCGTACGAGGCCGATATGGAGCGTCACCTGACCATTCGACCACGAGGCGATTACCCCGGACCGCGCCAGGTCCTCGGCGCTGTAGGCCTCCTGCAGATCGCGGGCTTCCTCTTCCAAGGCGTCCACGCGCTCGTAAAGCGCGTTGTAGGCACTGTCCTCGAGCCCCTCATCCTCCATCTGTAGCTGCAGTTGCTCGAGCTCGGCGGTGATCTCATCGATGCGCTTCTGGGCGGTCTCATCAGGCTCGATCGGGCCGGGATAGACCCGGCCGTAGTCGGCCATGGTCGCGTAATCATACCGGACCATCGCATCGGCCCAGGCAAAGCCCAGTTTTATGCGGGCCTCTTCGGCAGCGGCACCGAGCTTTTCGAGCAGGATGGTCTCGACCAGCGCCGCATCCTCGAGCACGGAATGCTCTTCCAGAAGGTCAGCCGCGACTGCGCCGCCACGCGCCTCGTAGTCCGCGCGCACGAAAGCCCCGATATCATCGCTGACCTGCACCCCGCGGGATTTGAGCGCCTGTCGAACGGTATAGGCCTGCAGATAGCCGCCGTCCTTCGTGAGCGCCTCGAAGACCTCGCGCTGCGCCTCTTGGCTCGGATGCTCGGCGAAGGCCTTCATCGTGTCGAGCGTGATCACCTTGCCCCGGGCCGCGGCGCGGATGTCGGGGTGGATCAGGCCATAGCGCAACCGGCCTTTCACGGCGGCCACCGTGGTGCCGAAGGTCTTGGCGATCGTCTCGGGCGTCTGGCCGTCGACCTCCATCATCCGAGCGAAGGCCTCGAACTCGTCGATCGCGTTCATCGGCGCTTGCGTGATATTCTCGGCGAGCGACAGAGCCGTGGTGACGTCGCAATCCTCCGGCACGAGGCGGCAGTCGACCTTGGTTTTCGCGGTGAACCCCTTCTCGCTTTTGTCCGCGACCAGTTCCTTCAGGGCGGCATGGCGTCGACCACCGGCCAGCACGGCGAACTTGCCGTCGAGCTTCTGGACCAGGAGCGGCTGCAAGAGGCCCAGCACCGCGATGCTGGCTTTCAGATGCGCGATGTTCTCGGGGTCATAGGTTTCCGGGGAGTTGCTGCGCACATTGGCGGGATGCGGGACCAGATCGCCGATGGCGACGGAGACGGGTTTGAAGCTTGCGGTCATGGGATATCCTTCCAGGTGGATGAGATGCGGCCCGCGCGCTTGCGCGTGACCAATCCCCGGCTTCAGGGATCACTACGACAAAAGGCCCACTTTCCCTTTGAGGGGTCAGCGGGCCATCATCGTCTCAGATGTCAGGGGGAGGAGTCCCCTGCCCTACCAGTCGCGC
This portion of the Sulfitobacter faviae genome encodes:
- a CDS encoding DUF6927 domain-containing protein, encoding MGWLFYTDGRVQTYADEKAEIARLCTFEGDSRKTELVKACKVASTWYAAARVTNLDGTAVEDATYITDPDGSITFAAVFLTAYDDGCWGYKDMEESAGPNESRAPLGLIELLSDLKDPASYAQDWRQRCRDWASIPDYAEGDKIKLAAPVTLADGSTCQIVTATHYRRGRQKRRCYRIEETGGLVRLSKATLAGSELLSSAKGAASPVLAEFLARRD